In one window of Porites lutea chromosome 8, jaPorLute2.1, whole genome shotgun sequence DNA:
- the LOC140946527 gene encoding uncharacterized protein, with product MATAAPSALASSREKTNGNKLSRLLIDGGTTVLRDIFQRYHPPANLSSGLKTYYFSLTNLLRRRVLNKHQWDKLFPPGGGIPDSNTFDITLLFLLLTNICGLTPPSSGWHTKPSPKDSSLEANLARVKFFRNELYGHVTSTGVDTAIFSSLWQEISASLLSLGLDQAEIKRLKAEHGGEQDYLDVLFEWADSEEDIKTQLKDIRQSQAKIQEVLQIKEDKENEVLKKLAVVDTKKVIRNYLDKYQEGTRMSVFEKVSFWLNDRASDNRAIVITGNAGMGKSVIAAVICRTMNQAGRLAGSHFCQHNKERYRNPNIMLQSLAYQLSEFLPQYKRELVKALSRNLGEDINNLEVGELFELLLEEPLRNVDDPGESVLMVIDGLDETEYKGRNELLDVIDNHFSALPVWFRFCVTTRPEIIIAKRLQKLNPLHLQQDDKENVNDIRIFFETQLGNVIQSGCEEVVINELVEKADGHILYAYLMVDFIKKNVLLLTPEKFGRTLPSGVSSVYQSYFERLEKELTISEELFLTFLSALAAAKEPLPLDLVSKMLLSEIKSPAGQRKVRKAIECISTLLPVQDGCIHFFHKSVKDWLTDGAPDMYCVQHKFYVNENQGHRALSQLCVDELDDVKRKRVHGTDFSDAAKYALQHGVGHMLELEESARASSRFQEIVNNYVTDLDIVHAKLCVHNTVNSEDIVFVQKRENFKSLSDESQRALSTLFSLLRKYHGRLSTHPSTIFQVMVNEGGDVFAGEATNVLQSREIPYMEYLHKEAVKESNKTQAEFPCNSMVACFDISPTQEFMVCECTDWMIYLWSLKTGEQRWVRPVEVKKCYCGPFRPFRLVPNSNVYSCYRSVVFHPTKPIVLPGILSHAYSFEGNLQPLFPNSNCRFSVCSVHGDESKIITDCPGDAKCLVIWNLKNGEQITRTIRNEDVLSFAWSPDGTLLAISHFSGLVCLVDALNCLNTTLAEVTTNQPCGMIKFTPDIQFLFCLSWSILQKEDKRNDRALITRLQPLSFPLNVIKLPCGTFSLKVLDNDFGQDPWNYESSSKGGFLMGDPMFYRISSAHVLLELYSFAFVLSKQSVLRVLPGKRKIAMLKHEDYSRATWRSPLFCIICRIAFALDGKTIYCTIAGDKGFQVVSLDVSSGVRKAERVLCTRDVLLVPVSEGVLLKQSEPGADVELWNFELSQQIRSWPNLSEVRDIMPFSDQCVACVGRDFEVSILDTSNGNIVRTIPLFLEDYWSTYCLLHKKVVCNRKYQLLSTSRKSVQLSDGKNEIWRRTVKLAHLLLGDVLPGMFSPTEEFVLVSCTNSESKTEVLVLEASSGKYLRTLCTVNRILGCAFVSKTECVIVCMNTSGSYCLPLFNVSTGDVLTLLDIDFEPSRCLASCPQKGLIAIGLKDSTFMCAVIQVKLPRDKVDREAKATSIDGREADDFQPRAQMKRMFHKNKLDPGDDEKIAEFSRSWIVPLKFMKDYVDHLAQIEMRKEKRGAESERQKTQRLEEDNNDIE from the exons ATGGCGACTGCAGCACCTTCAGCCCTAGCCAGCTCAAGAGAGAAGACGAATGGAAATAAGCTGAGCAGACTCCTCATCGATGGGGGAACAACGGTGCTGAGAGATATTTTCCAACGCTATCACCCACCTGCCAACTTGTCTTCTGGTCTCAAAACCTATTACTTCAGTCTTACCAACCTTTTGCGTAGAAGAGTACTGAATAAGCATCAGTGGGACAAACTGTTTCCCCCTGGTGGAGGGATACCAGACTCTAACACGTTCGACATCACTCTTCTGTTCCTGCTGCTAACTAACATTTGTGGTTTAACCCCTCCCTCGTCAGGGTGGCATACTAAGCCATCCCCTAAGGATAGCTCTCTTGAGGCTAACCTTGCACGCGTGAAGTTCTTCCGGAATGAGTTatatggtcacgtgacttccaCTGGAGTTGATACGGCAATTTTCTCTTCGCTGTGGCAAGAAATAAGCGCTTCTCTTCTTTCCCTCGGTTTAGATCAAGCCGAAATTAAGAGACTGAAGGCAGAGCACGGTGGAGAGCAAGATTATCTTGATGTCTTATTTGAGTGGGCTGACAGTGAAGAGGACATAAAGACACAGCTTAAGGATATTCGTCAATCGCAAGCCAAAATCCAGGAAGTACTGCAGATCAAGGAAGACAAAGAAAATGAGGTTCTGAAAAAACTGGCAGTTGTTGACACCAAGAAAGTCATTCGAAATTACTTGGACAAGTATCAAGAGGGAACGCGCATGTCTGTCTTTGAAAAGGTCAGCTTTTGGTTAAACGACCGAGCTTCTGACAACCGTGCGATAGTAATCACTGGAAATGCAGGAATGGGAAAGTCAGTGATCGCCGCGGTAATTTGCCGAACAATGAATCAAGCTGGTCGACTGGCCGGAAGTCACTTTTGTCAGCACAACAAGGAACGTTACAGAAATCCTAACATAATGCTTCAGTCGTTAGCTTACCAGCTGAGTGAGTTTTTGCCACAGTataaaagagaacttgtaaaaGCACTCTCTAGAAACTTGGGTGAGGACATCAACAACCTAGAAGTTGGAGAACTGTTTGAATTGCTGCTCGAGGAGCCTTTAAGAAATGTGGATGATCCGGGAGAAAGCGTGCTCATGGTGATTGATGGCTTGGATGAAACTGAATACAAAGGCCGCAATGAGCTGCTTGATGTCATTGATAATCACTTTTCTGCTCTTCCTGTGTGGTTTCGGTTTTGTGTTACAACTCGACCGGAAATAATAATTGCAAAGCGTCTTCAAAAGCTTAATCCTCTTCATCTGCAGCAAGAtgataaagaaaatgttaacgaTATCAGGATCTTTTTTGAAACACAGCTGGGCAACGTCATTCAGTCAGGCTGTGAAGAGGTTGTTATCAATGAACTGGTCGAAAAGGCTGATGGACATATTTTATATGCTTATTTGATGGTCGATTTTatcaagaaaaacgttttacttCTTACGCCTGAGAAGTTCGGAAGAACCTTACCTTCGGGTGTATCGTCTGTTTATCAGTCCTATTTTGAGCGTTTGGAAAAAGAATTGACAATCAGTGAAGAactgtttttgacttttctaagTGCTCTTGCAGCAGCAAAAGAACCGCTTCCTCTAGACTTGGTTTCTAAGATGTTGCTTTCGGAAATTAAGTCTCCAGCTGGTCAGCGGAAAGTTAGAAAGGCTATTGAATGTATCTCAACCCTTTTACCTGTTCAAGATGGCTGCATCCACTTCTTTCACAAATCAGTTAAGGACTGGTTGACTGATGGAGCTCCCGACATGTACTGCGTACAACACAAATTTTATGTGAACGAAAACCAGGGCCACCGTGCTCTTTCTCAGCTGTGTGTTGATGAACTTGATGATGTCAAAAGAAAACGTGTTCACGGCACAGATTTCAGTGACGCTGCCAAGTACGCCCTTCAGCATGGTGTCGGTCATATGCTTGAGTTGGAAGAGAGCGCAAGAGCGTCCAGCAGGTTTCAAGAAATCGTTAACAACTATGTTACCGACTTAGACATTGTGCATGCAAAGCTTTGTGTACACAACACGGTTAATTCTGAAGACATTGTCTTTGTTCAAAAACGAGAAAATTTTAAGTCATTGAGCGATGAAAGTCAAAGGGCCCTTAGCACGTTGTTTTCTCTCTTAAGAAAGTACCATGGGAGACTTTCGACGCATCCTAGTACAATATTTCAAGTGATGGTGAACGAGGGAGGGGACGTTTTTGCTGGTGAAGCGACGAATGTTTTACAGAGTCGTGAAATACCTTACATGGAGTACCTTCATAAGGAAGCTGTGAAGGAGTCAAATAAGACCCAGGCTGAGTTTCCCTGTAACTCTATGGTTGCTTGTTTTGATATTTCCCCTACGCAGGAGTTCATGGTTTGCGAATGTACTGATTGGATGATTTACCTTTGGTCACTCAAAACGGGCGAACAAAGGTGGGTACGTCCGGTTGAGGTCAAGAAATGCTACTGTGGACCTTTTCGCCCCTTTAGATTGGTACCAAACTCAAATGTATACTCATGTTATCGCTCTGTTGTTTTTCACCCTACTAAGCCCATTGTTCTTCCTGGAATCCTTAGCCATGCTTACTCGTTTGAAGGAAACCTCCAACCTCTGTTTCCAAACAGCAACTGCAGATTTTCTGTTTGTTCAGTTCATGGGGACGAGAGCAAAATTATCACCGATTGCCCTGGCGATGCTAAATGCCTTGTCATTTGGaatctaaaaaatggtgaaCAGATCACTCGAACCATCAGAAATGAAGATGTTTTGTCTTTTGCTTGGTCTCCAGATGGAACGCTTCTGGCAATTTCCCATTTTTCGGGACTGGTATGTTTGGTTGACGCATTGAACTGCTTAAACACCACTCTCGCAGAAGTCACCACCAATCAACCTTGTGGGATGATAAAGTTTACCCCTGACATtcaattccttttttgtttgtcttggtCAATTCTACAAAAAGAAGACAAACGCAACGACAGGGCGCTAATAACACGGTTGCAACCCTTAAGTTTTCCCTTAAACGTCATTAAGTTGCCTTGTGGTACCTTTTCCTTGAAAGTTTTAGACAATGATTTTGGCCAGGATCCATGGAATTACGAATCATCTAGCAAAGGTGGATTCTTGATGGGAGATCCTATGTTTTACAGGATTTCCTCGGCGCACGTTTTACTTGAGTTGtattcatttgcatttgtattAAGCAAACAAAGTGTATTGAGGGTACTTCCTGGCAAAAGGAAAATTGCAATGCTTAAACATGAAGATTATTCGAGGGCCACCTGGCGTTCTCCTTTATTTTGTATTATCTGTCGCATTGCCTTCGCTTTAGATGGTAAGACCATTTATTGCACCATTGCAGGGGATAAAGGCTTTCAAGTTGTATCTTTGGATGTGTCGAGTGGAGTTCGTAAAGCAGAGAGAGTGCTATGTACACGTGATGTTTTACTTGTACCTGTGTCAGAGGGTGTCCTTTTGAAACAAAGTGAACCTGGGGCGGATGTTGAGCTATGGAATTTTGAGCTGTCACAACAAATCCGAAGTTGGCCTAATTTAAGCGAGGTTAGGGATATAATGCCATTTTCAGACCAATGTGTAGCGTGTGTGGGGAGAGATTTTGAAGTAAGCATCCTGGACACATCAAATGGAAACATAGTGAGGACCATCCCACTTTTTCTCGAGGATTACTGGTCAACATATTGTTTGTTGCATAAAAAGGTAGTATGTAACAGGAAATATCAGCTGCTATCCACCTCTCGTAAGTCAGTTCAGCTGTCAGACGGCAAAAATGAAATATGGAGGAGAACTGTGAAATTGGCACATTTGCTTTTAGGTGACGTCCTACCTGGGATGTTTTCTCCAACAGAGGAGTTTGTCCTTGTCTCGTGTACAAACTCTGAGTCGAAGACAGAAGTACTTGTGCTTGAAGCATCTTCAGGAAAGTATCTCCGGACGCTATGCACCGTTAACAGAATTCTTGGCTGTGCCTTTGTAAGTAAGACGGAATGTGTTATCGTCTGCATGAATACCTCAGGGAGTTATTGTCTTCCTTTGTTCAATGTTAGCACTGGGGATGTCCTAACATTACTTGATATAGATTTTGAACCGTCCCGGTGTCTAGCCTCCTGTCCACAAAAGGGTTTGATCGCCATTGGCCTTAAGGACTCCACATTTATGTGCGCAGTTATCCAAGTAAAACTGCCGCGAGACAAAGTTGACCGGGAAGCAAAAG CAACATCTATCGATGGTCGTGAAGCTGATGATTTTCAGCCCCGAGCtcaaatgaaaagaatgttCCACAAAAACAAATTAGATCCAGGAGACGACGAGAAAATAGCTGAATTTTCTCGGAGCTGGATCGTCCCACTGAAGTTTATGAAGGACTATGTTGATCACCTTGCTCAAATTGAAATGCGTAAGGAAAAGCGAGGAGCTGAAAGTGAAAGGCAGAAAACGCAGCGGCTGGAAGAAGATAACAACGACATTGAATGA
- the LOC140945971 gene encoding uncharacterized protein: MVDFIKKNVLLLTPEELGRILPSGVSSVYQSYFERLENELKIGEDQFLTFLSALAAAREPLPLDFVSKMLISDSKSPSSHRKVRKAIESISTLLPVHDDCIVFFHKSVKDWLTDRTAYGRHNFSVFEKQGHVMLSQLCTNELNNVKRKGVHGTEFSDTARYALQHGVCHMLKSEELEESTRSFEEIVNNYVTDLDIVYAKLCVNDTASSEDIVLTQKQEAFQLLSSERQNALGTLLFLLRKYHERLTTNPTSFFQVIMNEGGDDFAGEATELLQTKYHDIPYMKYVHRGAMEEEMEVQALFRCNSRVACFDISPQQEFMVCECRDGTIQLWSVQTGKQIWKRPVKFGKRYVDDLDAFRVVPESSVLSCYRSVVFHPTESIVLPGILSHAYSIDGAFLPLFPNSNCKFTVCSVNGDSMITDFPSDAKCLVMWSLTNGEEITRTERDEVVLSFAWSPDRKLLAISHLSGLVCLVDVLNCFETLAEITTVLPCGMIKFALNLKFLFCWCKPVKSMWERYPKGIPVNVSNLPCGTFSLDVVNDNVDYEPWDYESSSKAGFLMGDPVSCSFRRFEDFLGPLWVLVEGAFAFVLNRQNVLRVFPGNNRIAMFNPGEMKIATTTSYRRLRHVAFAVDGKSVYGVTEDKEAAVVSFDVSSGKLTAKIETSTCRGLHYPKQPFTTVNYSDNGICLVTMTSGVLLKQRHRRTAVQLWNFELSQQVRSWPSLCKVTYMMPVTDQCVACVGRRFEVSILDTLSGDIVKTISLCHEGYESTCPIMYKEAIECNSTFQLLSTARDSVQLSDDRGCLWKRVFKDSLLYSWNLPGMFSPKENFVLISAKSPQCKQEVHVLDASSGATICTLCTVDHVTNCAFVSDTECVIDCQDRSESSCLRLFNVKTGDLLSVLDMDTSPSCLASFPQKGLITFGLWNSERMCAFIEVKLLRDKVNGKAKALSVPQ, from the exons ATGGTCGATTTTatcaagaaaaacgttttactccTTACCCCCGAGGAGTTAGGAAGAATCTTACCTTCAGGTGTATCGTCTGTTTATCAGTCCTACTTTGAACGTTTAGAGAACGAATTGAAAATTGGTGAGGACcagtttttgacttttctaagTGCTCTGGCGGCTGCAAGAGAACCACTTCCTCTAGACTTTGTTTCTAAGATGTTGATTTCGGACTCGAAGTCCCCATCTAGTCATCGAAAAGTAAGAAAAGCTATCGAATCTATCTCAACCCTTCTACCTGTTCATGATGACTGCATTGTGTtcttccacaaatcagttaaggATTGGTTGACTGACAGAACTGCCTACGGGCGCCACAACTTctctgtttttgaaaagcaaggTCATGTCATGCTTTCCCAGCTCTGTACTAATGAActgaataatgtgaaaagaaAAGGCGTTCACGGCACTGAATTCAGTGACACTGCGAGGTACGCCCTACAGCATGGTGTTTGTCATATGCTCAAGTCGGAAGAGCTGGAAGAGAGTACAAGAAGCTTTGAAGAAATCGTTAACAACTATGTCACGGACTTAGACATTGTGTATGCAAAGCTATGTGTAAACGACACGGCTAGTTCTGAGGACATTGTCCTCACTCAGAAACAAGAAGCTTTTCAGTTATTGAGCAGTGAGAGACAAAACGCCCTTGGCAcgttgttgtttcttttaagaaaGTACCATGAAAGACTTACGACGAATCCCACTTCTTTTTTCCAAGTGATAATGAACGAAGGAGGAGACGATTTTGCTGGTGAAGCGACAGAACTTTTGCAGACCAAATATCATGATATACCGTACATGAAGTACGTTCACAGGGGGGCTATGGAAGAGGAAATGGAGGTTCAGGCTTTGTTTCGCTGCAACTCTCGAGTGGCTTGTTTTGATATTTCACCTCAGCAGGAGTTCATGGTGTGTGAATGTAGGGACGGGACGATTCAACTATGGTCAGTACAGACAGGGAAGCAAATATGGAAACGTCCGGTCAAGTTCGGTAAACGTTACGTTGATGATCTTGACGCGTTCAGAGTGGTACCCGAATCATCTGTTTTGTCATGTTATCGCTCCGTTGTTTTTCACCCTACTGAGTCCATTGTTCTTCCTGGAATCCTAAGCCATGCCTACTCAATTGACGGAGCTTTCCTTCCACTGTTCCCTAATAGCAACTGCAAATTTACCGTTTGTTCAGTTAATGGGGATAGTATGATTACAGATTTCCCTAGTGATGCAAAATGCCTAGTCATGTGGAGTCTAACAAATGGCGAAGAGATCACTCGAACTGAGAGAGATGAGGTTGTATTGTCTTTTGCCTGGTCTCCAGATCGAAAGCTACTAGCAATTTCTCATCTTTCGGGACTGGTTTGTCTGGTTGATGTATTGAATTGCTTTGAGACACTTGCAGAGATCACCACTGTTTTACCATGTGGAATGATCAAGTTTGCCCTTAACCTCAAATTTCTGTTTTGTTGGTGTAAACCAGTAAAGTCTATGTGGGAGAGATACCCAAAAGGCATTCCCGTGAACGTCAGTAACTTGCCTTGTGGCACTTTTTCGTTGGATGTTGTTAACGATAACGTTGACTATGAACCTTGGGATTATGAATCATCCAGCAAAGCTGGATTCTTGATGGGAGATCCTGTCTCATGTTCGTTCAGGCGTTTCGAGGACTTTTTGGGACCCCTTTGGGTTCTTGTAGAAGGAGCGTTTGCGTTTGTCTTGAACAGACAAAATGTATTGAGGGTATTCCCTGGAAACAACCGCATTGCCATGTTCAATCCTGGTGAAATGAAAATTGCAACAACCACGTCCTATAGAAGACTCCGTCATGTTGCTTTTGCTGTAGATGGGAAGTCCGTTTATGGTGTCACTGAAGACAAGGAAGCAGCAGTGGTATCTTTTGATGTATCAAGTGGAAAACTTACAGCAAAGATAGAGACTAGTACTTGTCGTGGTCTCCATTATCCTAAACAGCCTTTTACGACCGTAAACTATTCTGACAATGGTATTTGTCTTGTGACAATGACCAGTGGTGTCCTTTTGAAACAACGTCATCGTAGGACTGCTGTTCAGCTATGGAATTTTGAGTTGTCTCAACAAGTCCGAAGTTGGCCCAGTCTATGCAAGGTTACGTACATGATGCCAGTCACGGACCAATGTGTAGCATGTGTGGGCAGAAGGTTTGAAGTGAGCATCCTTGACACATTAAGTGGCGACATAGTGAAGACCATCTCACTTTGTCATGAGGGATATGAGTCAACATGTCCAATTATGTATAAAGAAGCCATAGAATGTAACAGTACGTTTCAGCTGTTATCCACCGCCCGTGACTCAGTTCAGCTGTCAGATGATAGAGGTTGTCTGTGGAAGAGAGTTTTTAAAGATTCTCTGTTGTACTCGTGGAATCTCCCTGGCATGTTTTCTCCAAAGGAAAACTTTGTCCTAATCTCAGCAAAATCCCCTCAGTGTAAGCAAGAAGTACACGTGCTTGATGCGTCTTCAGGGGCCACTATCTGCACCCTTTGCACAgtcgatcacgtgaccaactgtGCGTTTGTTAGTGACACGGAATGTGTAATCGACTGCCAGGATAGATCAGAAAGTTCCTGTCTTCGGCTATTTAATGTTAAGACTGGAGATTTGCTTAGCGTACTTGATATGGATACATCGCCTTCCTGTTTGGCCTCCTTCCCTCAAAAGGGTTTGATCACCTTTGGCCTCTGGAACTCCGAACGTATGTGCGCATTTATCGAGGTAAAACTTCTGCGAGACAAAGTCAACGGGAAAGCAAAG GCATTGAGTGTTCCACAATGA